From Rhineura floridana isolate rRhiFlo1 chromosome 5, rRhiFlo1.hap2, whole genome shotgun sequence, a single genomic window includes:
- the LOC133385988 gene encoding vitelline membrane outer layer protein 1-like isoform X2 produces the protein MDFSVNAVIFLFLSYHLCDAGTRSYNSVLTVPNGGKWGTWGETELCPTGHTNGFSLKVQAKQGSAPWQDDTSLNGIRLHCSNGEVVQSAVGPWGDWTEIEKCPKGMLVSFSLSVEESQGLGDDTAANNIQFSCEDGTGLKGNSYEWGTFGPWSKRCPGGMCGIQTKVEGDQGKGDDTALNDVKFFCCD, from the exons ATGGATTTCTCTGTCAACGCCGTGATCTTCCTATTTCTCTCCTACCACCTCTGTGATGCAGGAACCCGGAGCTATAATTCAGTCCTCACAGTGCCCAATGGAGGGAAGTGGGGTACTTGGGGAGAAACTGAATTATGTCCAACGGGACATACAAATGGATTCTCACTGAAG GTACAGGCAAAACAAGGTAGTGCACCGTGGCAGGATGATACGTCTCTGAATGGCATCCGTCTCCACTGCTCCAATGGTGAAGTAGTGCAGTCTGCAGTTGGGCC ATGGGGAGATTGGACGGAGATTGAGAAATGTCCGAAAGGCATGCTGGTTTCCTTCTCTCTCAGTGTGGAAGAATCACAAGGGCTGGGTGATGATACAGCAGCCAACAATATCCAGTTCAGCTGTGAAGATGGGACTGGGCTGAAGGGCAACTCGTATGAATGGGGTACCTTTGGCCCATGGAGCAAACGCTGCCCTGGTGGTATGTGTGGGATCCAGACAAAGGTGGAGGGTGATCAGGGTAAGGGCGATGACACAGCACTCAATGATGTTAAGTTCTTCTGCTGTGACTGA
- the LOC133385988 gene encoding vitelline membrane outer layer protein 1-like isoform X1: MDFSVNAVIFLFLSYHLCDAGTRSYNSVLTVPNGGKWGTWGETELCPTGHTNGFSLKVGINVSEDTYVNNTPCMNKYVICSMNKVQAKQGSAPWQDDTSLNGIRLHCSNGEVVQSAVGPWGDWTEIEKCPKGMLVSFSLSVEESQGLGDDTAANNIQFSCEDGTGLKGNSYEWGTFGPWSKRCPGGMCGIQTKVEGDQGKGDDTALNDVKFFCCD; the protein is encoded by the exons ATGGATTTCTCTGTCAACGCCGTGATCTTCCTATTTCTCTCCTACCACCTCTGTGATGCAGGAACCCGGAGCTATAATTCAGTCCTCACAGTGCCCAATGGAGGGAAGTGGGGTACTTGGGGAGAAACTGAATTATGTCCAACGGGACATACAAATGGATTCTCACTGAAG GTGGGCATCAACGTTTCTGAGGACACCTATGTTAATAATACGCCATGTATGAACAAATATGTTATATGTTCTATGAATAAG GTACAGGCAAAACAAGGTAGTGCACCGTGGCAGGATGATACGTCTCTGAATGGCATCCGTCTCCACTGCTCCAATGGTGAAGTAGTGCAGTCTGCAGTTGGGCC ATGGGGAGATTGGACGGAGATTGAGAAATGTCCGAAAGGCATGCTGGTTTCCTTCTCTCTCAGTGTGGAAGAATCACAAGGGCTGGGTGATGATACAGCAGCCAACAATATCCAGTTCAGCTGTGAAGATGGGACTGGGCTGAAGGGCAACTCGTATGAATGGGGTACCTTTGGCCCATGGAGCAAACGCTGCCCTGGTGGTATGTGTGGGATCCAGACAAAGGTGGAGGGTGATCAGGGTAAGGGCGATGACACAGCACTCAATGATGTTAAGTTCTTCTGCTGTGACTGA